One genomic region from Accipiter gentilis chromosome Z, bAccGen1.1, whole genome shotgun sequence encodes:
- the CCDC125 gene encoding coiled-coil domain-containing protein 125, which translates to MEEAEEDDMTCGDLGNGLGRRPGGIYEGENLQSSYSFRSRKGSGKVCNSLLLAKRVEENDAAALPGSKRNSSYDGSSKKPVTSSTQQNSCACNSEVSNEELKQQLREALEEVEILKVELEASQRQLEGKDEALRILQSMAVFNKATSHTKAMLKKTEEEKRTLEKEINILQWEIEFDQDRFKNIEDTWTEKYDRIYCENAALKEALKRRTEEVKTLKAENTILNQQCLEFLAMLDVKQQKVVQENMSLNKSGITDFTGLELAVLGACTCNTSGGQPCPCAKMAAVTRKQLLHLKQEIENLKKSKDEAYVMADAFRIAFEQQLMQRKDQALRLAEVIKVKKETKFMNWRRLKDDGRVKLQGNKNSLGQKLSGLLSSDVDCRKVEELDNPHEILKILIDLVNDKEEALAHQRKVSYMLARAMEMKEDVLEQDRGGGALGSHLEARGSSGPVRACCQKLPSQNSISSVPGAETRENPVKTLQKSHSWPS; encoded by the exons ATGGAGGAAGCAGAAGAGGATGACATGACATGCGGAGACCTGGGAAACGGACTCGGGAGAAGACCTGGAGGcatttatgaaggggaaaactTGCAAAGCTCCTATTCGTTTAGATCTAGGAAGGGATCTGGAAAGGTTTGCAATTCTCTCTTGTTAGCAAAGAGAGTGGAAGAAAATGATGCTGCAGCTCTTCCCGGTTCAAAACGAAACAGTTCTTACGACGGATCATCCAAAAAGCCTGTTACCAGTTCCACACAACAAAATAGCTGTG CATGTAATAGTGAAGTGTCAAATGAAGAACTAAAGCAACAACTTCGGGAAGCTCTAGAG gaaGTTGAAATTTTGAAAGTTGAGCTTGAAGCATCTCAAAGACAGCTTGAAGGAAAAGATGAAGCCCTAAGAATTCTGCAGAGCATG gcagTGTTTAATAAAGCCACTAGTCATACAAAAGCGATGCTTaagaaaactgaggaagaaaagagaacttTAGAAAAG gaaataaatattttgcaatggGAAATTGAATTTGATCAGGATAGATTTAAAAACATAGAAGACACATGGACAGAAAAATATGACAG GATATATTGTGAAAATGCAGCTCTTAAGGAAGCTTTGAAACGGAGAACAGAAGAAGTTAAAACTCTTAAAGCTGAAAACACAA TCCTGAATCAGCAGTGTTTGGAATTTCTTGCAATGCTAGATGTGAAACAACAGAAGGTTGTTCAGGAAAACATGTCCTTGAATAAAAGTGGCATTACAGATTTTACAGGTCTTGAA CTGGCCGTTCTTGGAGCCTGCACCTGCAATACATCTGGAGGGCAACCTTGCCCCTGTGCTAAAATGGCAGCTGTAACTCGAAAGCAACTTCTTCATCTCAAGCAAGAG ATTGAAAATCTGAAGAAGAGTAAAGATGAAGCTTATGTAATGGCAGATGCCTTCAGAATTGCATTTGAGCAGCAGCTAATGCAGAGGAAGGACCAAGCCCTGAGGCTTGCAGAAGTGATAAAGGTTAAGAAGGAAACGAAATTTATGAACTGGAGACGTCTGAAAGACGATG gaCGTGTGAAGTTACAAGGGAACAAGAACAGTCTGGGGCAAAAACTCTCAGGCCTGCTCTCATCAGATGTGGACTGTAGGAAGGTTGAAGAGCTAGACAATCCTCATGAAATCCTGAAGATCTTAATAGATTTG GTAAATGACAAAGAGGAGGCTCTGGCTCATCAGAGGAAGGTTAGTTACATGCTAGCTCGTGCCATGGAGATGAAAGAGGATGTTTTGGAACAGGACAGAGGAGGCGGCGCGCTGGGGAGTCACCTCGAAGCCCGGGGGTCATCGGGCCCCGTACGCGCCTGCTGCCAAAAACTGCCTTCTCAAAACAGTATTTCGTCAGTTCCTGGTGCGGAAACACGTGAAAATCCGGTAAAAACGCTTCAAAAGTCACACTCCTGGCCGTCTTGA